The DNA segment ATAGATAAAAAGCTCTTAAAAATAAATATTTAATAAATTTTAAGCTACAATTTCGCCTTTAACTTAACAACATAGGAAAGGCTATGGATACTCTACCACTTTTGGGCGTTTTTGGTGTGGCTGCTGGTTTTATTGCAGGATTTTTTGGTGTTGGTGGTGGAACCGTCATAGTCCCGCTCTTACTAGCTGTTGGATATGACGTTAAAATGGCGATTGGTATTAGCATTATGCAAATGCTTTTTAGCTCAGCTTTTGGCTCATATTTTAACTACAAAGCTGGACTTTTAAAAGTGGGTAACGCCCTGTTTATCGGACTTGGTGGACTTTTTGGAGCAAGTTTTAGCGGTTATATTGTCAAAATAACCCCAGACATCGTGCTTAAAAGTATACTGCTTGGAATTTTTATATTTTCACTACTAAAACTATTTTTTTCACCATCAGAAAAAGATGGCAAAGAAAAAGGCACAAAGGCTTTACTATTTTTAATAGGCACTTGTGTGGGAATGCTAGCCATTAGCGTTGGCGTTGGTGGAGCGGTATTTATAACCCCTATTTTGGTTGGATTTTTAGGCTATAAATTAAAAGACGCAGTTGGCATCGGACTATTTTTTGTTATTTTTAGCTCACTCTCTGGCTTTATATCGTTTGCTTTTAATGGGCAAATTGATTATTTTAGCGGTATAGCCGTTGGAGTTAGCTCAATCCTAGGAGTTTATTACGGGACAAAAACTTCACACAAAACCGATAAAGTGCTTTTAAGACGATGTTTTTTAGTCTTTTATTTGCTTATGATTAGCATTATGATTTATAAAATTTTTATAAATTAATAAATTTATCTTACATTAATGTTAAAAATTTTGATACAATTACGCCAAAAAATTTCAAGGTAACCAAAATGAAAAATTTAATCATCGTGGAGTCTCCAGCAAAAGCAAAAACGATAAAAAATTTCCTAGATAAAGATTACGAAGTCATCGCTTCAAAAGGGCATATTAGGGATTTGCCAAAAACAAGCTTTGGCATAAAGATAGAAGATGAGAAATTTACACCAGAATATCGCGTCAGTAGCGATCACTCAGCCATAGTAAAGCAGATAAAAGAGTTAGCAAAAAACGCAAATGAGATATATCTTGCAACCGATGAAGATAGAGAGGGAGAGGCTATCGCCTTTCACATTGCAAACGCGATAGGCAAAGAGCCAACCAGTCTGCCTCGTATCGTGTTTCACGAGATTACAAAAACAGCCATACAAAACGCTCTAAAAAATCCACGAACCATAGATATGAACAGCGTAAATGCTCAACAAGCACGTCGTCTGCTAGATCGCATAGTCGGATATAAGCTAAGTCCGCTTTTAAATTTAAAAATACAAAAAGGACTTTCAGCTGGTCGTGTGCAATCAGCAGCACTTAAAATTATAGTAGATAGAGAGCGTGAGATACAAGAATTTAAGCCTGTTCGCTACTTTAGCATTGATACAAATTTCAAAAAAGATTTAGAGGCCGAGCTTATAAATTTTGATGGTCAAAAGATAGAAAAACTAACCATACAAAACCCAGATAGGGCAAAAC comes from the Campylobacter mucosalis genome and includes:
- a CDS encoding sulfite exporter TauE/SafE family protein; translation: MDTLPLLGVFGVAAGFIAGFFGVGGGTVIVPLLLAVGYDVKMAIGISIMQMLFSSAFGSYFNYKAGLLKVGNALFIGLGGLFGASFSGYIVKITPDIVLKSILLGIFIFSLLKLFFSPSEKDGKEKGTKALLFLIGTCVGMLAISVGVGGAVFITPILVGFLGYKLKDAVGIGLFFVIFSSLSGFISFAFNGQIDYFSGIAVGVSSILGVYYGTKTSHKTDKVLLRRCFLVFYLLMISIMIYKIFIN